Proteins encoded within one genomic window of Bos indicus isolate NIAB-ARS_2022 breed Sahiwal x Tharparkar chromosome 23, NIAB-ARS_B.indTharparkar_mat_pri_1.0, whole genome shotgun sequence:
- the LOC139178889 gene encoding olfactory receptor 11A1-like gives MQRSTRICHLITAETWMIFMETVSIGNQTITEFVLLGFYVKAELHLLLFIVFTVIYASIILGNMLIIVAVVSSQRLHTPMYFFLANLSFLEILYTSSVVPKMLEGFLQEVAISVAGCLLQFFIFGSLATAECFLLAVMAYDRYLAICYPLRYPLLMGPRWCLGLVVIVWLSGFMVGVVIIALMAQLRFCGHNHIDHFYCDFMPLMSLACSDPSVAQMTTFILSVVCLTVPFGLILTSYGRIVVAVLRVPAGASRRKAFSTCSSHLAVVSTYYGTLMVLYIAPSAVHSQLLMKVFALLYTVITPFFNPVIYTLRNKEVQQALWMLLYVKQAEMIEGGWW, from the coding sequence ATGCAAAGAAGCACTAGAATCTGTCACTTAATCACTGCAGAAACTTGGATGATCTTCATGGAAACGGTCTCCATAGGAAACCAAACTATTACTGAATTTGTCCTTCTTGGTTTCTATGTCAAAGCTGAGCTGCATCTCCTTCTCTTTATTGTGTTCACTGTCATCTACGCTTCCATCATCCTAGGGAACATGCTAATCATTGTGGCGGTGGTTAGCTCTCAGAGGctccacacacccatgtatttcttcctggctAATCTGTCCTTCCTGGAGATCCTCTATACTTCGTCAGTGGTGCCCAAGATGTTGGAGGGCTTCTTGCAGGAGGTGGCCATCTCTGTGGCTGGTTGCTTGCTCCAGTTCTTTATCTTTGGTTCTTTAGCCACTGCTGAGTGCTTCCTACTGGCTGTCATGGCATATGATCGCTACCTGGCCATCTGCTACCCGCTCCGCTACCCTCTCCTGATGGGACCCAGATGGTGTTTGGGGCTGGTGGTCATAGTGTGGCTCTCTGGCTTCATGGTAGGTGTAGTGATTATAGCCCTCATGGCCCAACTGAGATTCTGTGGCCACAACCACATTGACCACTTTTACTGTGACTTCATGCCTTTGATGAGCCTGGCCTGCTCAGATCCCAGTGTAGCCCAGATGACAACATTCATTCTGTCTGTGGTCTGCCTCACTGTTCCTTTTGGACTGATTCTGACATCTTATGGCCGGATTGTGGTGGCTGTGCTGAGAGTTCCTGCTGGGGCCAGCAGAAGGAAGGCTTTCTCCACGTGCTCCTCCCACCTAGCTGTAGTGTCCACATACTATGGTACTCTCATGGTCTTATACATCGCGCCCTCTGCTGTCCACTCTCAGCTCCTCATGAAGGTCTTTGCCTTGCTCTACACTGTGATCACCCCTTTCTTCAATCCTGTGATTTATACCCTGAGGAATAAGGAAGTTCAGCAGGCACTGTGGATGCTTCTGTATGTTAAGCAAGCTGAAATGATTGAAGGAGGATGGTGGTAA
- the LOC109576685 gene encoding olfactory receptor 11A1 gives MQRSTRICHLITAETWMIFMETVSIGNQTITEFVLLGFYVKAELHLLLFIVFTVIYASIILGNMLIIVAVVSSQRLHTPMYFFLANLSFLEILYTSSVVPKMLEGFLQEAAISVAGCLLQFFIFGSLATAECFLLAVMAYDRYLAICYPLRYPLLMGPRWCLGLVVIAWLSGFMVDGLVVALTAQLRFCGRNHIDHFYCDFMPLMSLACSDPSVAQMTTFILSVVCLTVPFGLILTSYGRIVVAVLRVPAGASRRKAFSTCSSHLAVVSTFYGSLMVLYIAPSAVHSQLLTKVFALLYTVVTPVFNPVIYTLRNKEVQQALWRLLYVKQTETIEGGWW, from the coding sequence ATGCAAAGAAGCACTAGAATCTGTCACTTAATCACTGCAGAAACTTGGATGATCTTCATGGAAACGGTCTCCATAGGAAACCAAACGATTACTGAATTTGTCCTTCTTGGTTTCTATGTCAAAGCTGAGCTGCATCTCCTTCTCTTTATTGTGTTCACTGTCATCTACGCGTCCATCATCCTAGGGAACATGCTAATCATTGTGGCGGTGGTTAGCTCTCAGAGGctccacacacccatgtatttcttcctggctAATCTGTCCTTCCTGGAGATCCTCTATACTTCGTCAGTGGTGCCCAAGATGTTGGAGGGCTTCTTGCAGGAGGCGGCCATCTCTGTGGCTGGTTGCTTGCTCCAGTTCTTTATCTTTGGTTCTTTAGCCACTGCTGAGTGCTTCCTACTGGCTGTCATGGCATATGATCGCTACCTGGCCATCTGCTACCCGCTCCGCTACCCTCTCCTGATGGGACCCAGATGGTGTTTGGGGCTGGTGGTCATAGCGTGGCTCTCTGGCTTCATGGTAGATGGACTGGTTGTAGCCCTCACGGCCCAACTGAGATTCTGTGGCCGCAACCACATTGACCACTTTTACTGTGACTTCATGCCTTTAATGAGCCTGGCCTGCTCAGATCCCAGTGTAGCCCAGATGACAACATTCATTCTGTCTGTGGTCTGCCTCACTGTTCCCTTTGGACTGATTCTGACATCTTATGGTCGGATCGTGGTGGCTGTGCTGAGAGTTCCTGCTGGGGCCAGCAGAAGGAAGGCTTTCTCTACATGTTCCTCCCACCTAGCTGTAGTGTCCACATTCTATGGCTCTCTCATGGTCTTGTACATTGCGCCCTCTGCTGTCCACTCCCAGCTCCTCACTAAGGTCTTTGCCCTGCTCTACACTGTGGTCACTCCTGTGTTCAATCCTGTGATTTATACTCTGAGGAATAAGGAAGTTCAACAGGCACTATGGAGGCTTCTGTATGTTAAGCAAACTGAAACGATTGAAGGAGGATGGTGGTAA